A window from Megalobrama amblycephala isolate DHTTF-2021 linkage group LG21, ASM1881202v1, whole genome shotgun sequence encodes these proteins:
- the LOC125257038 gene encoding UDP-glucuronosyltransferase-like isoform X3: MLKEGWLWGLGSGLLLLWLGSWLRPAQGGRVLVMPVEGSHWLSMKVLATELAQRGHDILVLVPETNILIQSSELFRTETFSVSFSKEDLSTSLKGFQQGVFERSPAMMDIIVQLKRLMNFTGSQVQGCESLLYNEPLMQKLKKENFELVLTDPFLPCGPIIATSLGLPAVFFLRGMPCGIDMLASQCPFPPSYVPRFQSGSTDKMTFVERIQNFVMSGVELLLCRIMYASFDELAARYLDADVTYREILGRGAVWLFRYDFTFEYPRPLMPNMFFIGGINCRKNAILSAEVEEFVQGSGEHGIVVFTLGSLVSSMPKEKAAIFFKAFSMIPQRVLWRYAGEIPDNVPENVKLMKWLPQNDLLGHPKARAFITHGGTHGIYEGICHGVPMVMIPLFGDQGDNVHRMATRGVGVILSIHDITAQTLFDALNTVINDTSYKQRMEKLSAIHNDRPVQPLDLAVFWTEFVMRHKGADHLRPAAHDLNWLQYHSLDVIGFLLFIVLIVTLATFKCCALCWRRCCRKTQKRKED, from the exons ATGCTAAAGGAAGGCTGGCTGTGGGGGCTGGGTTCAGGGCTGCTGCTGCTCTGGCTGGGTTCCTGGCTGAGGCCTGCGCAGGGTGGTCGGGTGCTGGTCATGCCTGTTGAAGGCAGCCACTGGCTTAGCATGAAGGTGTTGGCGACGGAACTGGCCCAGAGAGGCCATGACATCCTAGTCCTGGTGCCTGAGACCAACATCTTGATCCAGAGTTCAGAGCTGTTCCGCACCGAAACCTTTTCAGTGAGCTTCTCCAAGGAGGATCTGTCCACCAGTTTGAAAGGATTTCAGCAAGGGGTGTTCGAGCGTAGTCCTGCAATGATGGACATCATTGTCCAATTGAAGCGGCTGATGAACTTCACGGGATCGCAGGTGCAAGGATGCGAGTCGCTGCTTTACAATGAACCTTTGATGCAGAAGCTGAAGAAGGAGAACTTTGAATTGGTTCTCACAGATCCCTTCCTGCCCTGTGGACCTATTATTGCTACCTCACTAGGTCTTCCTGCTGTCTTCTTCCTGCGTGGCATGCCTTGCGGCATTGACATGTTGGCTTCACAGTGTCCTTTTCCTCCATCTTACGTACCTCGGTTTCAGTCTGGCAGCACTGACAAAATGACCTTTGTAGAGCGCATTCAGAATTTTGTCATGAGTGGAGTGGAGCTGCTACTGTGTCGAATAATGTACGCCAGTTTTGATGAACTTGCTGCAAGATACCTGGATGCGGATGTGACGTACCGGGAGATCCTAGGCCGCGGAGCTGTCTGGTTGTTTAGATATGATTTTACATTTGAGTACCCCAGACCTCTCATGCCAAATATGTTTTTCATCGGGGGCATCAACTGTAGGAAGAATGCCATACTTTCTGCA GAGGTTGAGGAATTTGTCCAGGGTTCTGGAGAGCATGGTATTGTGGTGTTCACTCTGGGTTCTCTGGTCTCTTCCATGCCAAAAGAAAAAGCTGCCATCTTCTTCAAGGCCTTCAGTATGATTCCACAGAGG GTTCTGTGGCGGTATGCAGGCGAGATCCCTGATAATGTCCCTGAAAACGTGAAGCTGATGAAGTGGCTTCCGCAGAATGACTTGCTTG GTCACCCCAAAGCAAGAGCCTTTATCACTCATGGTGGGACGCATGGAATCTATGAGGGCATCTGTCATGGTGTGCCCATGGTGATGATTCCCCTGTTTGGTGACCAGGGTGACAACGTGCACCGCATGGCAACTCGAGGGGTGGGAGTGATCCTCAGCATCCATGACATCACTGCACAAACACTGTTCGATGCTCTCAACACAGTTATTAATGACACCAG CTATAAGCAAAGAATGGAGAAGCTGTCGGCCATACACAATGACCGTCCCGTGCAGCCCCTGGATCTCGCAGTCTTCTGGACAGAGTTTGTTATGAGACACAAGGGGGCAGACCATCTGAGACCTGCTGCCCATGACCTCAACTGGCTTCAGTACCACAGTCTGGATGTGATTGGCTTCCTGCTTTTTATTGTACTGATAGTAACTCTAGCAACATTTAAATGTTGTGCACTGTGCTGGAGACGCTGCTGTAGAAAAACACAGAAGAGGAAGGAAGACTGA
- the tmem169a gene encoding transmembrane protein 169a, with amino-acid sequence MSEGASGDITGLELEGVIGTEETPVNTLQRSAEEEGTTTRRKKKKKKKEIIYRSDLDDDDDAGEGTSANVDGTFSPPHDEEEEDIPPDSRFVTLTGTITRGKRKGQMVDIYMTLTDKELRDMARSKERLDAECDGIAEAKQKPCALGVSQGPHVLLWSLSCSPFIFLLSFITSFYYGTLTWYNVFLVYNEERSFLHKITVCPLLILLYPVLIMALCVCMGVYVAVTQLSWVFGEWWLAVRDLEKGFCGWMCGKLGLEDCAPYNVVELLDSDTLSGTLQGKRMDDVEHTSTL; translated from the exons ATGAGTGAAGGAGCATCTGGAGACATCACTGGCTTGGAGCTGGAGGGAGTGATTGGGACAGAGGAGACCCCAGTGAACACCCTTCAGAGATCAGCAGAGGAAGAGGGAACCACCACTcggaggaagaagaagaagaaaaagaaagagatcaTCTACCGCTCTGAcctggatgatgatgatgatgctggGGAGGGGACCTCTGCGAATGTGGATGGAACCTTCAGTCCTCCACATGATGAAG AAGAAGAGGATATCCCTCCTGACAGCCGTTTCGTGACCCTGACTGGCACCATCACGCGAGGAAAGCGGAAAGGCCAAATGGTGGACATCTATATGACCCTTACCGACAAAGAGCTGAGAGACATGGCACGCTCCAAAGAGCGTCTAGATGCAGAATGCGATGGGATCGCGGAAGCCAAGCAAAAACCCTGTGCGCTGGGGGTCAGCCAGGGCCCTCATGTTCTTCTCTGGAGCCTTTCCTGCTCCCCGTTCATTTTCCTTCTCTCCTTCATCACGTCGTTTTACTACGGAACGCTCACCTGGTACAACGTCTTCCTGGTTTACAATGAGGAGCGCAGCTTTCTGCACAAGATCACCGTGTGTCCCTTGCTCATTCTGTTATATCCGGTTCTGATCATGGCGTTGTGTGTTTGTATGGGGGTGTACGTCGCCGTGACCCAGCTCTCCTGGGTGTTTGGAGAATGGTGGCTGGCGGTGAGGGACCTGGAGAAGGGCTTCTGTGGGTGGATGTGTGGGAAGCTGGGGTTGGAGGACTGTGCCCCGTACAATGTGGTTGAGCTTCTGGACTCTGACACACTCTCCGGGACCCTCCAGGGGAAGAGGATGGATGATGTTGAACACACTTCTACTTTGTGA
- the LOC125257038 gene encoding UDP-glucuronosyltransferase 1A1-like isoform X1, protein MNDKLLTGHDCLQLDKVPPTLYLATSQLESALLAIYLIVNCKSSQVIYLHIERRTDTQRLSISGEDFLSGNMHLAVILCLVISIVCCAALEQNPSGKSGWTGKLLVVPMDGSHWTGVKAVAEEMGRRGHTVIVVIPEISMRLGPGKHYITKTFPVPYELELINKILTKHVRELTAPDQSLLESVTSTFSNMKMMFNLMASTSESLFKNQELIEFLRAQNFDAVLTDPALPMGAILAYNLSVPAVYMLRGMPCGLDAAATACPDPLSYVPRFLTQNSDRMSFGQRVWNVLVSVLEPLVCKVFYLSYKDVTYNFLQRDVSLIEILSTGAVWLMRYDFSLEFPKPLMPNMQLIGGINCEIKNPLTKEVEEFVQGSGEHGIVVFTLGSLVSSMPKEKAAIFFKAFSMIPQRVLWRYAGEIPDNVPENVKLMKWLPQNDLLGHPKARAFITHGGTHGIYEGICHGVPMVMIPLFGDQGDNVHRMATRGVGVILSIHDITAQTLFDALNTVINDTSYKQRMEKLSAIHNDRPVQPLDLAVFWTEFVMRHKGADHLRPAAHDLNWLQYHSLDVIGFLLFIVLIVTLATFKCCALCWRRCCRKTQKRKED, encoded by the exons ATGAATGACAAATTATTAACCGGTCATGACTGCTTGCAACTGGACAAA gtTCCTCCCACATTATATCTAGCCACTAGCCAGCTGGAAAGTGCTCTGCTTGCTATCTATCTGATAGTAAATTGCAAAAGCAGTCAGGTGATATATTTGCACATTGAGAGACGAACAGACACTCAGAGGCTTTCAATATCAGGAGAAGACTTTTTGTCTGGAAACATGCACTTAGCAGTAATCTTATGTCTAGTGATCAGTATAGTCTGTTGTGCAGCGCTGGAACAGAATCCGTCTGGGAAAAGCGGTTGGACTGGGAAGCTGTTAGTGGTACCAATGGATGGAAGTCACTGGACGGGAGTGAAGGCCGTGGCAGAAGAGATGGGACGCAGAGGTCACACAGTGATTGTGGTGATTCCAGAGATCAGCATGCGTTTGGGTCCAGGCAAACACTACATCACAAAGACGTTTCCGGTCCCTTATGAGCTGGAGTTGATTAACAAGATATTAACCAAGCATGTTCGTGAATTGACAGCACCAGATCAATCCCTACTGGAGAGTGTGACTTCAACGTTTAGCAATATGAAGATGATGTTTAACTTGATGGCCTCTACAAGCGAAAGTCTGTTCAAGAACCAGGAGCTTATAGAGTTTCTGAGAGCGCAAAACTTTGATGCTGTTTTAACCGATCCAGCCCTACCAATGGGGGCCATATTGGCATATAATCTTTCCGTACCTGCGGTGTACATGTTAAGGGGAATGCCGTGTGGTCTCGATGCTGCGGCAACAGCCTGTCCGGACCCTCTTTCATATGTCCCACGTTTCTTGACACAAAACTCAGACCGGATGTCTTTTGGTCAGCGTGTGTGGAACGTTCTTGTGAGCGTGCTGGAACCACTGGTGTGTAAAGTTTTTTACTTGTCCTATAAGGATGTGACATACAACTTCCTGCAGAGAGATGTGAGTCTGATTGAGATCCTGAGCACTGGAGCTGTCTGGTTGATGCGGTATGATTTCAGCCTGGAGTTCCCCAAACCTCTGATGCCCAACATGCAGCTCATAGGAGGAATTAACTGTGAAATTAAGAACCCACTGACGAAG GAGGTTGAGGAATTTGTCCAGGGTTCTGGAGAGCATGGTATTGTGGTGTTCACTCTGGGTTCTCTGGTCTCTTCCATGCCAAAAGAAAAAGCTGCCATCTTCTTCAAGGCCTTCAGTATGATTCCACAGAGG GTTCTGTGGCGGTATGCAGGCGAGATCCCTGATAATGTCCCTGAAAACGTGAAGCTGATGAAGTGGCTTCCGCAGAATGACTTGCTTG GTCACCCCAAAGCAAGAGCCTTTATCACTCATGGTGGGACGCATGGAATCTATGAGGGCATCTGTCATGGTGTGCCCATGGTGATGATTCCCCTGTTTGGTGACCAGGGTGACAACGTGCACCGCATGGCAACTCGAGGGGTGGGAGTGATCCTCAGCATCCATGACATCACTGCACAAACACTGTTCGATGCTCTCAACACAGTTATTAATGACACCAG CTATAAGCAAAGAATGGAGAAGCTGTCGGCCATACACAATGACCGTCCCGTGCAGCCCCTGGATCTCGCAGTCTTCTGGACAGAGTTTGTTATGAGACACAAGGGGGCAGACCATCTGAGACCTGCTGCCCATGACCTCAACTGGCTTCAGTACCACAGTCTGGATGTGATTGGCTTCCTGCTTTTTATTGTACTGATAGTAACTCTAGCAACATTTAAATGTTGTGCACTGTGCTGGAGACGCTGCTGTAGAAAAACACAGAAGAGGAAGGAAGACTGA
- the cflara gene encoding CASP8 and FADD-like apoptosis regulator a codes for MTQTNTCSIYTGSYSKMADGFSIMVNSVTTSLNNDECRTLLYLCTDLFTNSCVEDLRGALLAFAKQKQNQAGQSQAGDALLMELMFRMKRFDILKKVFGTNRQQVEVILQRGGVLSDYRVLMADVNENLEKEELQSLIFLLSSILPKERMARATSFLDVVVELEKLDEVSCDKVDLLEQCLGNIKRFDLVKRIQAYKNRGQKIPCAETKVQNTFKFSPVKVQSPVNQGRRQQCCSQEFKNLKLSVPETGTQYQQAFVEEYPINPEQRGLCVIIDCVGFDGQMLNQTFERLGFMVIFHSLLGLKETQKVLEDLTRHRTLRRVNFFVCCLISRGTDTHLLATDSNSLGFRLEDLRQLFNPNQCPSLGGKPKLFFTQIYSTTEAPLTASMDDEFLETDGPKCHYSRTVPQSADVLWSVCTAEAKLLEGSGHQSVYLHALNSALLRGHERKTPILDIMTEVNRNVFSHNQQNPEKKYQLQHSHTLRKNIYL; via the exons ATGACCCAAACTAACACCTGCAGCATCTATACAGGATCATAcagtaaaatggcagatggatttTCAATTATGGTTAACAGTGTGACCACATCTCTTAACAACGATGAGTGTCGGACACTTCTGTACCTTTGTACGGATTTGTTCACCAACAGCTGTGTGGAAGATCTGAGAGGAGCTTTGCTGGCCTTTGCCAAACAGAAACAGAATCAAGCGGGTCAGTCTCAGGCTGGTGATGCCTTGCTGATGGAGCTCATGTTCCGAATGAAGCGCTTTGATATCCTAAAGAAAGTTTTCGGCACCAACAGACAACAGGTAGAAGTAATTCTGCAGAGGGGAGGCGTCCTCTCAGATTACAG GGTTCTGATGGCAGATGTGAACGAAAACCTGGAAAAGGAGGAGTTACAATCTCTTATATTTCTCCTGAGCAGTATCCTGCCCAAGGAAAGAATGGCTAGAGCTACT AGCTTTCTAGATGTGGTGGTGGAGTTGGAGAAGTTAGATGAAGTATCTTGTGATAAAGTAGACCTGCTTGAACAGTGTTTGGGGAACATTAAGAGATTTGACCTTGTCAAAAGGATTCAGGCCTACAAGAATAGAG GTCAGAAAATACCATGTGCAGAAACTAAAGTTCAAAATACCTTTAAG ttcaGCCCTGTGAAGGTTCAGTCACCAGTTAATCAAGGGAGACGACAACAATGCTGTTCTCAAG agtTTAAAAATTTGAAGCTTTCAGTGCCTGAAACAGGAACACAATATCAACAG GCTTTTGTGGAGGAGTATCCGATAAATCCTGAGCAGAGAGGCCTGTGTGTGATAATTGACTGTGTTGGCTTTGATGGAC AGATGCTGAATCAGACATTTGAGCGTCTGGGTTTCATGGTCATTTTCCACTCTCTCCTGGGTCTGAAAGAAACACAGAAGGTCTTGGAGGACCTGACTCGCCACAGGACCCTTCGGAGGGTCAACTTCTTTGTCTGCTGCCTCATTAGCAGGGGAACAGACACTCATCTGTTGGCTACAGACTCTAACAGCCTTGGCTTCAGGCTGGAGGATCTCAGGCAGCTTTTCAACCCAAATCAGTGTCCCTCTCTGGGTGGTAAACCCAAACTCTTCTTCACCCAGATCTACAGTACCACAGAAGCCCCTCTAACAGCCTCAATGGATGATGAATTCCTTGAGACAGATGGACCGAAATGCCATTATTCTAGGACTGTCCCACAGTCAGCGGATGTCCTTTGGAGCGTGTGCACAGCAGAGGCAAAACTGCTGGAAGGTTCTGGCCACCAGTCGGTTTACCTGCATGCATTAAACTCTGCCTTACTGAGGGGACATGAGAG AAAGACGCCTATATTGGATATCATGACGGAGGTGAACAGAAACGTGTTTAGTCACAATCAGCAGAATCCTGAGAAGAAGTATCAGCTTCAACACTCTCACACACTACGGAAGAATATTTACTTGTAA